From Xenopus laevis strain J_2021 chromosome 7L, Xenopus_laevis_v10.1, whole genome shotgun sequence, one genomic window encodes:
- the pgam1.L gene encoding phosphoglycerate mutase 1 L homeolog, which translates to MAAYKIVLIRHGESSWNQENRFCGWFDADLSETGQQEAQRGGQALKDAGFEFDICFTSVLKRAIRTLWIALEGIDQMWLPVVRTWRLNERHYGGLTGLNKAETAAKHGEEQVKVWRRSFDIPPPPMDPDHDYYSIISKDRRYADLTEEQLPSCESLKDTIARALPFWNEEIVPLIKQGKRVFIAAHGNSLRGIVKHIEGMSDEEIMGLNLPTGIPIVYELDKNLKPTKPMQFLGDEETVRKAMEAVAAQGKAKK; encoded by the exons ATGGCCGCTTACAAAATTGTACTTATCCGCCACGGAGAGAGCTCTTGGAACCAAGAAAATCGCTTCTGCGGATGGTTTGATGCGGATCTTAGCGAAACCGGCCAGCAAGAAGCCCAGAGAGGCGGCCAAGCTCTCAAAG ATGCTGGCTTTGAGTTTGATATCTGCTTCACGTCTGTGCTTAAGCGGGCCATTCGTACATTATGGATAGCTTTGGAGGGCATCGACCAGATGTGGCTACCAGTTGTCAGAACATGGCGACTGAATGAGAGGCATTATGGTGGCCTAACAGGCCTTAATAAGGCGGAGACTGCTGCTAAGCATGGAGAAGAGCAGGTCAAGGTTTGGAGAAGATCATTTGATATTCCTCCACCTCCAATGGATCCAGATCATGATTATTATAGCATAATCAGCAAG GATCGACGCTACGCAGACCTGACAGAGGAGCAGCTTCCAAGTTGTGAAAGCTTGAAGGATACCATTGCACGTGCCCTACCCTTCTGGAACGAGGAGATTGTCCCACTTATTAAGCAGGGGAAACGAGTGTTTATTGCAGCTCATGGCAACAGTCTTAGGGGAATTGTCAAGCACATTGAAG GTATGTCAGATGAAGAGATCATGGGACTAAACTTGCCCACTGGAATCCCTATTGTTTATGAACTGGACAAGAACCTGAAACCTACTAAACCAATGCAGTTCCTGGGAGATGAAGAGACTGTGCGGAAGGCCATGGAGGCTGTAGCTGCCCAAGGCAAAGCCAAGAAGTAA
- the exosc1.L gene encoding exosome component 1 L homeolog isoform X1 codes for MAPVRCSVPGERLCSTEDCAPGYGTFCRHGYIFASLAGYIVKKSDNGLMPIISVVRDTDSHLLPDVGSVVTCKVTSINSRFAKVQIMYIGSTPLRNTFRGTIRKEDIRATEKDKERLWCQSAGVRCSVQRRTLKNRGKLHGCSQSFCRRRNRQLFKFFGVASNHSIASQF; via the exons ATGGCTCCTGTGAGGTGTAGTGTGCCGG GTGAGAGACTGTGCAGCACTGAAGACTGTGCTCCTGGCTATGGCACTTTCTGCAGACATGGCTATATTTTTGCCTCCCTGGCAGGTTACATAGTGAAGAAAAGTGACAATGGCTTG ATGCCAATCATTTCTGTGGTGAGGGACACTGATTCACATCTTCTGCCAGATGTGGGTTCTGTTGTCACTTGTAAG GTAACAAGCATTAACTCCAGGTTTGCAAAGGTCCAAATTATGTATATTGGTTCAACTCCGCTGAGAAATACATTCCGAGGCACAATCAG GAAAGAAGACATTCGTGCTACAGAAAAAGACAAG GAGCGACTATGGTGCCAATCAGCTGGTGTGAGATGCAGTGTCCAAAGACGCACATTAAAGAACAGAGGAAAGTTGCACGGGTGCAGCCAGAGTTTCTGCAGACGTAGAAATCGACAGCTGTTTAAGTTCTTTGGAGTTGCCTCTAACCACTCCATTGCCAGTCAGTTCTGA
- the exosc1.L gene encoding exosome component 1 L homeolog: MAPVRCSVPGERLCSTEDCAPGYGTFCRHGYIFASLAGYIVKKSDNGLMPIISVVRDTDSHLLPDVGSVVTCKVTSINSRFAKVQIMYIGSTPLRNTFRGTIRKEDIRATEKDKVEVYKSFRPGDIVMAKVISLGDIQSNYLLSTAENELGVVVAHSEAGATMVPISWCEMQCPKTHIKEQRKVARVQPEFLQT, from the exons ATGGCTCCTGTGAGGTGTAGTGTGCCGG GTGAGAGACTGTGCAGCACTGAAGACTGTGCTCCTGGCTATGGCACTTTCTGCAGACATGGCTATATTTTTGCCTCCCTGGCAGGTTACATAGTGAAGAAAAGTGACAATGGCTTG ATGCCAATCATTTCTGTGGTGAGGGACACTGATTCACATCTTCTGCCAGATGTGGGTTCTGTTGTCACTTGTAAG GTAACAAGCATTAACTCCAGGTTTGCAAAGGTCCAAATTATGTATATTGGTTCAACTCCGCTGAGAAATACATTCCGAGGCACAATCAG GAAAGAAGACATTCGTGCTACAGAAAAAGACAAG GTTGAAGTCTACAAAAGCTTTCGGCCAGGAGATATCGTTATGGCCAAAGTG ATATCTTTGGGTGACATCCAGTCAAATTATCTATTAAGCACAGCAGAGAATGAGCTGGGAGTTGTTGTTGCTCACAGTGAAGCAG GAGCGACTATGGTGCCAATCAGCTGGTGTGAGATGCAGTGTCCAAAGACGCACATTAAAGAACAGAGGAAAGTTGCACGGGTGCAGCCAGAGTTTCTGCAGACGTAG